In Rutidosis leptorrhynchoides isolate AG116_Rl617_1_P2 chromosome 2, CSIRO_AGI_Rlap_v1, whole genome shotgun sequence, one genomic interval encodes:
- the LOC139891705 gene encoding vacuolar-processing enzyme-like, protein MYDDIADNPSNPQPGVVINSPKGSDVYAGVPKDYTGESVTASNLFAVLLGNETRVKGGSKKVIKSKPNDKIFLFYSDHGGPGVLGMPNPPYSLFADQFIKVLKTMHASGTYDEMVIYLESCDSGSIFQGLLPKNLNIYVTTAANEKQLSWATYCPDDDETLPKGYDTCLGDLYSVSWMEDSDSHDLTHETLEQQYLKVKKRTLNKNQPTAGSNVMQYGTMRINKETVSVYQGSNTQNLSVDPLQSFGPVSNVDQRDADLYSMWREYNSSKQSSQKKEELLKKIKDITTHRAHLDSSVDMIKRDLLIGSGLVRGEGSALVDDWDCLRSMVHTFETYCGSLTQYGMKHTRTFADLCNNGVTIIAMDGSTQKACSSHSMGKWNPVMFGYSA, encoded by the exons atgtaTGATGATATCGCTGATAATCCAAGCAATCCACAACCCGGTGTCGTTATTAACAGTCCTAAGGGATCAGATGTCTATGCCGGTGTGCCAAAG GATTATACGGGTGAAAGTGTGACAGCATCTAATCTGTTTGCCGTGCTTCTTGGAAACGAAACAAGGGTTAAAGGAGGAAGCAAAAAAGTGATAAAAAGCAAACCTAATGACAAAATCTTTTTGTTTTATTCTGATCATGGTGGCCCTGGAGTTCTTG GGATGCCGAACCCGCCTTATAGTCTTTTTGCGGATCAGTTTATCAAAGTTCTGAAAACAATGCATGCAAGTGGTACATATGATGAGATG GTTATATACTTGGAATCATGTGATAGTGGAAGTATATTTCAAGGCTTGTTGCCAAAAAATTTGAATATTTATGTGACAACAGCAGCAAATGAAAAGCAACTTAGCTGGGCCACATATTGTCCAGACGATGACGAGACTTTACCCAAAGGATACGACACTTGCTTAGGTGACTTATACAGCGTTTCTTGGATGgaagatag TGACTCACATGACTTAACGCATGAAACTTTGGAACAACAATACTTGAAG GTGAAGAAGAGGACTTTGAATAAAAACCAACCAACTGCGGGATCTAATGTGATGCAATATGGTACTATGCGCATAAACAAGGAGACTGTTTCTGTTTATCAAGGTTCTAACACTCAAAATTTGTCTGTGGACCCGCTTCAATCTTTCGGCCCAGTGAGTAATGTCGACCAAAGAGACGCTGATCTTTATTCAATGTGGCGTGAG TACAACAGTTCAAAACAATCATCACAAAAGAaggaagaactactcaagaaaattaAGGATATAACAACACATAGGGCGCATTTGGATAGTAGTGTCGATATGATCAAACGTGATTTACTAATTGGAAGTGGATTGGTGAGAGGTGAAGGATCTGCTCTTGTTGATGATTGGGATTGTCTTAGATCAATG GTTCATACATTTGAGACATACTGCGGATCGTTGACTCAGTATGGCATGAAACATACAAGGACATTCGCTGACTTATGTAACAACGGAGTTACCATAATAGCAATGGATGGTTCAACACAAAAGGCGTGTAGTTCACATAGCATGGGGAAATGGAATCCAGTAATGTTTGGTTATAGTGCTTGA